One window of the Candidatus Chryseobacterium colombiense genome contains the following:
- a CDS encoding amino acid adenylation domain-containing protein, translated as MKSLITGKIVPEFIKDETLPLLLTPTFNQYKDKTAFIFGGRKLTYHELDNWSNSIALQLQNAGIKPGDCVGIWYPRSLELPVAILGILKAGAAYVPLDREMPEDRIKKVFTDINVKTYFSDTDAHIHCHPLSIAPQPEALVEAPLISNSPDNWAYVLFTSGSTGNPKGIPISHRNICHLIRSEEDFIQIKDTDIVYQGFSVSFDMWCEEVWISLFSGATIWIADAFTVKAIDELSDVLTKNKITILHAVPSILAIIDEVPSIRLINTGGEACTKQVQEKWAKPYRTFINSYGPTETTVSSNMAILNSQEELTIGGPLPNYHLAVVDEQMNIVPRGERGEMIISGPGVSKGYFNLPELTAQKFLPNPFEELPGDTIYKTGDAVIIRENGFIDFQGRIDDQIKLRGYRIELGEIESRLNQLPNVSSAAVAVKEDSNGQGQLVGYTVMNNENSFNESEMRKELAKFLAPYMVPISIVKLREMPRMPSGKIDKKRLPIPESFIAHENNEEITFDSNASVENKLLQVLQWVFPGKEINLNQDFFTDLGGHSLLAATLVSHLRQKAGIPYASLKDIYENRPISAYADCLKNRHEQTKEQEPFQRVSTLQYYLCNIAQTVSLLVVFSLLSLQIFFPYLSYYYFQDNGYGTSFALLSAILLYTLIPPVYSIIILLTKWLVIGKIKEGDYPLWGWYYFRWWLWKTVKRLMPSEFIVETPLYPKYLKLLGVKVHPSAQLSLLPIAAEDLVTIDENVNTSSGCSIDNASVENGILRIRKVHIKAHAYLGSSAIVCGDTVIEEFGELQDLSCLNEGQKIGYGEIWNGSPAERLRMKEGKELEVPKLSSASKRNRYSLIYLCSLFFFPLLIVLPLAPTLYTLYYLDERASDYNFSYLWQAPILATIYILLFILIVSMISRVLQYKMKPGIYPVYSFTYYRKWMKDQIFNLSLIVVHPLFASIYISKFYRMMGSKVGKNSEISTASDVSHHLLEIGEGSFIADAVILGEHDVRNEKLILAKTKIGNNSFVGNSGLIPQGYELGDNMLIGVLSKAPTEEQLENSTEKDWFGSPPIGLPIRQKSDVFKDNLTFNPSLKLRIARGLVEGIRIILPQTVVIICSVIYIAYTSNYMEGRIHHLLLFSPFYYLGIVALPSFFFTVVLKWIFIGKYKKTEMPMYSLQVWLSEGITTLYEALPVQFFLDFLRGTMWLPFFMRFLGVKIGKKVWLNTTDITEFDMVTIGDESMLNEDCGPQTHLFEDRIMKIGSVKIGKQTTINSRTIILYDTEIGDHVNIDPLSLVMKGEVLSDETSWHGSPIRGK; from the coding sequence ATGAAAAGCCTTATCACGGGCAAAATAGTGCCTGAATTCATTAAAGATGAAACGCTTCCCCTACTTTTAACCCCTACTTTTAATCAGTATAAAGATAAAACTGCCTTCATTTTTGGGGGCAGAAAACTCACCTATCACGAATTGGATAACTGGAGCAACTCGATTGCCTTACAACTTCAGAATGCAGGCATAAAGCCTGGTGACTGTGTAGGAATATGGTATCCAAGAAGTCTTGAGCTTCCGGTTGCCATTCTCGGTATTTTAAAAGCCGGAGCCGCGTATGTTCCGCTTGACAGAGAAATGCCGGAAGATAGAATTAAAAAAGTTTTTACAGATATTAATGTTAAAACCTATTTTTCAGATACTGATGCCCATATCCACTGTCATCCTTTATCCATTGCACCTCAACCGGAGGCTCTTGTTGAAGCACCGTTAATAAGCAATTCACCGGACAATTGGGCTTATGTTTTATTTACTTCCGGAAGTACAGGAAACCCCAAAGGAATCCCTATTTCCCATCGAAATATATGTCACTTAATAAGATCTGAGGAAGATTTTATTCAAATAAAAGATACCGATATTGTATATCAAGGGTTTTCAGTTTCTTTTGACATGTGGTGTGAAGAAGTCTGGATCAGCCTTTTTTCAGGAGCAACGATCTGGATTGCCGATGCATTTACGGTGAAAGCCATTGATGAATTGAGTGATGTTTTAACTAAAAATAAAATCACGATTCTTCATGCTGTTCCGAGTATTTTGGCGATTATTGATGAAGTTCCATCCATTCGGTTGATCAATACCGGCGGAGAAGCCTGTACAAAACAGGTTCAGGAAAAATGGGCAAAACCCTACAGAACATTTATCAACAGCTATGGTCCGACGGAAACTACGGTTTCTTCCAACATGGCTATTTTAAACAGTCAGGAAGAATTAACAATTGGCGGACCTTTGCCCAATTATCACCTCGCTGTAGTGGATGAACAGATGAACATTGTACCGCGTGGTGAACGTGGTGAAATGATCATTTCCGGACCGGGAGTAAGTAAAGGATATTTCAATCTCCCTGAACTTACCGCACAAAAATTCTTACCCAATCCTTTTGAAGAGCTTCCCGGAGACACTATTTATAAGACCGGTGATGCTGTCATCATTCGGGAAAATGGCTTTATTGATTTCCAGGGGAGAATTGATGACCAGATCAAACTGAGAGGTTACAGAATTGAATTGGGAGAAATTGAATCAAGACTGAATCAACTGCCCAATGTTTCTTCTGCTGCCGTAGCTGTAAAAGAAGATTCGAACGGACAGGGTCAATTAGTTGGTTACACCGTAATGAATAATGAAAATTCTTTCAATGAAAGTGAAATGCGAAAAGAACTGGCAAAATTTTTAGCGCCTTATATGGTCCCAATCTCGATAGTAAAATTGAGAGAAATGCCAAGAATGCCGAGCGGAAAAATCGACAAAAAAAGACTTCCGATTCCGGAAAGCTTTATCGCTCATGAAAACAATGAAGAAATTACATTTGATAGTAATGCGTCTGTTGAGAACAAGCTTTTACAGGTATTACAATGGGTTTTCCCCGGTAAAGAAATCAATTTAAATCAGGATTTTTTTACAGATCTTGGCGGACATTCTTTGTTGGCAGCAACATTGGTTTCTCATTTAAGACAAAAAGCAGGCATTCCTTACGCTTCTTTGAAAGATATTTATGAAAACCGCCCAATTTCAGCCTATGCAGACTGTTTAAAAAACAGACATGAGCAAACGAAAGAGCAGGAACCTTTTCAAAGGGTTTCAACCTTACAGTATTATTTGTGTAACATTGCTCAGACAGTAAGTTTATTAGTTGTTTTTTCACTATTGAGTTTACAGATTTTCTTTCCTTATTTAAGTTATTATTATTTTCAGGATAACGGATACGGAACTTCTTTTGCTTTATTGAGTGCCATTCTTTTATATACTTTAATTCCACCAGTTTATTCAATCATTATTTTACTAACAAAATGGCTGGTAATCGGAAAAATCAAAGAAGGAGATTATCCGCTTTGGGGTTGGTATTATTTCAGATGGTGGCTTTGGAAAACGGTTAAAAGACTGATGCCGTCAGAATTTATTGTAGAAACGCCTTTGTATCCGAAATACCTAAAGTTACTGGGAGTAAAAGTTCACCCGAGTGCACAACTGAGCTTATTACCTATCGCTGCAGAAGATCTGGTAACCATCGATGAAAATGTAAATACAAGTTCAGGTTGCAGTATCGATAATGCTTCGGTGGAAAACGGAATTTTAAGAATAAGAAAAGTTCATATCAAAGCGCATGCTTATTTAGGTTCCTCTGCAATTGTCTGTGGTGATACGGTAATTGAGGAATTTGGAGAATTACAGGATTTAAGCTGTCTCAATGAAGGACAGAAAATTGGTTATGGAGAGATCTGGAACGGCAGTCCTGCTGAAAGGCTTAGAATGAAAGAAGGGAAAGAGCTCGAAGTTCCGAAACTAAGCTCTGCTTCAAAGAGAAATAGATACTCACTGATTTACCTTTGCTCACTTTTCTTTTTTCCTTTGCTGATCGTTTTACCATTAGCTCCGACTTTATATACTTTATATTATCTGGACGAACGTGCTTCGGACTATAATTTCTCGTATTTATGGCAGGCTCCGATTCTTGCAACGATATATATTTTATTATTTATTTTAATTGTAAGTATGATCTCCAGAGTTTTGCAATATAAAATGAAACCTGGAATTTATCCTGTTTACAGCTTCACTTACTATCGAAAATGGATGAAAGATCAGATTTTCAACCTTTCGCTAATTGTTGTCCATCCTCTTTTTGCCTCTATTTATATCAGTAAATTCTATAGAATGATGGGCTCCAAAGTGGGAAAAAACTCAGAAATATCAACAGCCAGCGATGTTTCACATCATTTACTGGAAATCGGAGAAGGATCTTTTATTGCGGATGCCGTGATTTTAGGAGAGCATGATGTAAGAAATGAAAAATTAATTTTAGCCAAAACCAAAATCGGCAACAACAGCTTCGTAGGAAACAGCGGACTGATTCCTCAAGGTTATGAATTGGGTGACAATATGCTGATTGGTGTTTTAAGTAAAGCTCCTACTGAAGAACAGCTTGAAAATTCAACAGAAAAAGACTGGTTCGGTTCTCCGCCTATCGGACTTCCGATAAGACAGAAATCTGATGTTTTTAAAGACAATTTAACCTTTAATCCATCCTTAAAATTGAGAATTGCGAGAGGTTTGGTTGAAGGGATCAGAATTATTCTTCCACAAACAGTAGTCATTATTTGCAGCGTCATCTACATTGCTTATACAAGTAATTACATGGAAGGAAGAATTCATCATTTGCTTTTATTTTCCCCATTTTATTATCTGGGAATTGTGGCGCTTCCTTCATTTTTCTTCACTGTTGTATTGAAATGGATTTTTATCGGAAAGTATAAAAAAACAGAAATGCCGATGTACAGCTTACAAGTCTGGCTAAGCGAAGGAATTACAACACTTTACGAAGCACTCCCTGTTCAGTTTTTTCTGGATTTTTTAAGAGGAACTATGTGGCTGCCTTTCTTTATGAGATTTTTAGGAGTGAAAATCGGTAAAAAAGTATGGCTAAATACTACAGATATTACGGAATTCGATATGGTAACCATTGGCGACGAATCCATGCTGAATGAAGATTGTGGCCCTCAAACGCATCTTTTTGAAGACAGAATTATGAAAATCGGAAGCGTTAAAATTGGGAAACAAACGACTATTAATTCAAGAACGATTATTTTATATGATACTGAAATTGGAGACCACGTGAATATTGACCCTCTTTCTCTGGTGATGAAAGGTGAAGTTTTATCTGATGAGACATCATGGCATGGAAGTCCAATCCGGGGAAAGTAG
- a CDS encoding GNAT family N-acetyltransferase, with protein sequence MNYNIRKIKISENLAIVDELVGELHISEKEMNEKTADWSLIRENYLRFMSDCEEENDGTFLIAEIEGKAIGFIFGYIDEKDDSNFELGDANDLYVSEGYVKKEYRKHGIYSALNQAFEETYKDYNIRKIYRYTLCNNHTMQSWLDKQGYRPVRIVYEKWL encoded by the coding sequence ATGAATTACAATATTAGAAAAATAAAAATCTCAGAAAACCTCGCTATTGTCGATGAACTGGTAGGAGAACTTCATATTTCAGAAAAAGAAATGAATGAAAAAACTGCAGACTGGAGCTTAATTCGTGAAAATTATCTGCGTTTTATGTCTGATTGTGAAGAAGAAAACGACGGAACATTCCTTATCGCTGAAATCGAAGGAAAGGCAATCGGATTTATTTTTGGATATATTGATGAAAAAGATGACAGTAATTTTGAACTTGGCGATGCCAATGATTTGTATGTTTCGGAAGGTTACGTGAAGAAGGAATACAGGAAACATGGAATTTACTCCGCACTCAATCAGGCTTTTGAGGAAACTTACAAAGATTATAATATCCGGAAAATTTACCGTTATACTCTATGCAATAACCATACGATGCAAAGCTGGCTGGATAAGCAGGGATATCGACCGGTGAGAATTGTATATGAAAAATGGCTGTAA
- a CDS encoding 4'-phosphopantetheinyl transferase superfamily protein translates to MEVWVAYSFLNKNNSERLEELFSQLPENLVKSVNKYQDTNDRSSRMISKLLLEILVRKMLPDQNFFWNLYQKDSFSRPYFKGLEINFSSSHHESFSIVCAARKKQCGIDSELIKPLDVNIYDDFLHANEKEFINQQLSPHTAFYEIWTKKEAVLKALGLGISYELQLIDAHKNVVQINDGKYFTKELDISENSITYIATDQEITQLNREEIVF, encoded by the coding sequence ATGGAAGTTTGGGTAGCCTACAGTTTCCTGAATAAAAATAATTCAGAAAGACTGGAAGAATTATTTTCACAACTTCCCGAAAATCTTGTGAAATCCGTCAATAAGTATCAGGATACGAATGACAGATCATCAAGAATGATTTCAAAATTATTATTAGAAATTCTGGTTAGGAAAATGCTTCCTGACCAGAATTTTTTTTGGAATTTATACCAGAAAGATTCTTTTTCTAGACCTTATTTTAAAGGATTGGAAATTAATTTCAGTTCTTCTCACCATGAAAGTTTTTCCATTGTTTGTGCTGCAAGAAAAAAACAATGCGGTATTGATTCTGAATTAATAAAGCCTTTAGATGTCAATATTTATGACGATTTTCTTCATGCAAATGAAAAGGAGTTTATTAATCAGCAGCTAAGTCCCCATACTGCTTTTTATGAGATATGGACTAAAAAAGAAGCTGTTTTAAAAGCTTTGGGGTTAGGAATTTCTTACGAATTACAATTGATTGATGCGCACAAAAATGTTGTTCAGATTAATGATGGAAAATATTTTACTAAAGAATTAGATATTTCCGAAAATTCAATCACCTATATCGCAACGGATCAGGAAATTACCCAATTAAATAGAGAAGAAATCGTTTTTTAG
- the der gene encoding ribosome biogenesis GTPase Der yields MSNIVAIVGRPNVGKSTLFNRLLERREAIVDSTAGVTRDRHYGKSDWNGVDFTVIDTGGYDVNNDDVFQGEISKQVQLAIDEATSIIFMLNVEEGLTDTDYEIHEMLRRSNKPTYIVINKVDSAKEEIDATEFYQLGIEKYYTISSATGSGTGEILDDIVKDFPTTEYKDPFEGLPKITIAGRPNVGKSTLTNALLDTERNIVTDVAGTTRDSIQTLYNKFGHEFVLVDTAGMRRKSKVSEDLEFYSVMRSIRSIEYSDVVIIMVDATQGWESQDMNIFGLAQKNRKGIVILVNKWDLIEDKHTNTIRDFEKSIRDKIGQFSDIPILFVSALTKQRILKAVELAMEVYEDRKKKIKTSKLNEVMLPIFEATPPPANKGKYIKIKYCVQLPTPSPQFVFFCNLPQYVKEPYKRFTENQLRKEFGFTGVPIEVYFRQK; encoded by the coding sequence ATGTCGAATATTGTCGCAATCGTTGGGCGTCCCAACGTAGGAAAATCCACGTTATTTAACCGTTTATTAGAAAGAAGAGAAGCTATTGTAGATTCTACTGCAGGAGTTACCAGAGACCGTCATTACGGAAAATCTGACTGGAACGGTGTAGACTTTACAGTAATTGATACCGGAGGGTATGATGTAAATAATGATGATGTTTTCCAGGGAGAAATTTCTAAACAAGTTCAGCTGGCTATTGATGAAGCTACATCCATCATCTTTATGTTGAATGTAGAAGAAGGTCTTACAGATACAGATTATGAAATCCACGAAATGCTGAGAAGATCGAATAAGCCTACTTATATTGTTATCAATAAAGTTGATTCTGCGAAAGAGGAGATTGATGCAACAGAATTTTACCAATTAGGAATTGAAAAATATTATACTATTTCTTCAGCAACTGGTTCAGGGACAGGAGAGATTCTGGATGATATTGTAAAAGATTTTCCGACTACAGAATATAAAGATCCGTTCGAAGGTTTGCCGAAAATCACGATTGCAGGTCGTCCGAATGTAGGGAAGTCTACGCTTACAAATGCTTTGCTTGATACAGAAAGAAATATTGTAACTGATGTTGCAGGAACGACGAGAGACAGTATTCAAACCCTTTACAATAAATTCGGGCATGAGTTCGTATTGGTAGATACTGCCGGAATGAGAAGGAAATCTAAGGTTAGCGAAGATTTGGAATTCTATTCTGTAATGCGTTCGATTCGTTCTATCGAATATTCTGATGTGGTGATCATCATGGTTGATGCAACGCAGGGATGGGAATCTCAGGATATGAATATCTTCGGTCTGGCTCAGAAAAATAGAAAAGGAATTGTAATTTTGGTAAACAAATGGGATCTTATTGAAGATAAGCATACCAATACCATCAGAGATTTTGAAAAATCAATCAGAGATAAAATCGGTCAGTTTTCAGATATTCCAATTTTATTCGTTTCGGCTTTAACGAAGCAGAGAATTTTGAAAGCAGTAGAATTGGCAATGGAAGTTTATGAAGATCGTAAGAAGAAGATTAAAACTTCAAAATTAAATGAGGTAATGCTTCCGATTTTCGAGGCTACTCCGCCTCCTGCAAACAAAGGAAAATATATTAAAATCAAATATTGTGTACAGCTTCCAACGCCGTCGCCGCAGTTTGTATTTTTCTGTAACCTTCCGCAGTATGTAAAAGAACCTTATAAAAGATTTACTGAAAACCAATTGAGAAAAGAATTCGGGTTTACCGGAGTTCCGATTGAGGTGTATTTCAGACAAAAATAA